In Candidatus Poribacteria bacterium, a single window of DNA contains:
- a CDS encoding alpha-ketoglutarate-dependent dioxygenase AlkB gives MLNASFDLTKLDGGCLWTKEEFIPPHLATLYLEELREQTAWIQPTIKMGAKVVKSPRLSAWYGDPEAVYTYSGLRNVPLPWTETLSQLRNSLENLTGIRFNSVLLNLYRSGSDSMGWHSDNEPELGYQPTIASISLGDKRKFLMKHKKLACRWERILTHGSVLIMTGETQRYWRHSVPKTKTVRGERINLTFRQIVIAKKSG, from the coding sequence CTGCTCAACGCCTCTTTTGATCTTACGAAACTCGATGGAGGTTGTCTTTGGACAAAAGAGGAATTTATCCCACCGCACTTGGCAACACTTTATCTGGAAGAGTTGCGCGAGCAAACAGCATGGATACAGCCGACAATCAAAATGGGTGCGAAAGTGGTCAAGTCTCCCCGACTATCAGCTTGGTATGGTGACCCAGAAGCTGTGTATACGTATTCCGGATTGCGTAATGTGCCACTACCGTGGACTGAAACTCTATCGCAGTTGCGAAATTCTCTCGAAAACCTGACAGGGATTCGATTCAACAGTGTTTTGTTGAATCTTTACAGAAGTGGCTCCGACAGTATGGGATGGCACAGTGACAATGAGCCGGAATTAGGATATCAACCCACAATTGCTTCAATCAGTTTGGGAGACAAGCGAAAGTTCCTCATGAAACACAAAAAACTTGCTTGCCGTTGGGAAAGAATTCTCACGCATGGTTCGGTTCTGATCATGACAGGTGAAACACAGCGTTATTGGAGGCACTCTGTGCCAAAAACCAAAACAGTCCGAGGCGAAAGGATCAATCTGACTTTTCGACAAATTGTGATTGCCAAAAAATCGGGTTGA
- a CDS encoding pyridoxamine 5'-phosphate oxidase family protein — protein MSGQNEQIRSEIDQLIERHLSVELATVSADGVPSVSYAPYVYMGNLSFGVFLSSLAEHTHNIASNNSVSAMVITSEKDSPNLFARERVVITCKAELHDRKSIEFANWIPSYRERFGAIVDTLVQLADFNLHTLQPVRAVYVKGFGQAYRISGDDMNEVEHITNPARDAQNRNKATKRSQK, from the coding sequence ATGTCCGGCCAAAACGAACAAATTCGTAGTGAAATCGATCAGCTGATTGAACGGCACTTATCAGTCGAGCTGGCAACAGTTTCCGCCGATGGGGTACCCTCTGTAAGTTATGCGCCATACGTCTATATGGGTAATCTGTCGTTTGGTGTATTTTTAAGCAGTCTCGCTGAACATACGCATAATATTGCAAGTAACAACAGCGTATCAGCCATGGTGATAACAAGTGAAAAAGATTCACCAAATCTATTTGCCAGAGAGCGAGTTGTAATCACCTGTAAGGCTGAACTCCATGATCGAAAAAGTATTGAGTTCGCCAATTGGATTCCGAGCTACCGGGAACGTTTCGGTGCTATAGTCGATACTCTGGTGCAGCTCGCCGACTTTAATCTTCATACCTTGCAACCGGTGCGAGCAGTCTATGTCAAGGGATTCGGTCAGGCTTATAGAATTTCGGGTGATGATATGAATGAAGTAGAACATATCACCAATCCCGCCCGTGATGCGCAAAACCGAAATAAGGCCACAAAGAGGAGTCAAAAGTGA